A single window of Granulicella sibirica DNA harbors:
- a CDS encoding glycosyltransferase family 2 protein, with translation MSTAMKHAEVTGEVKKTTRPKFTVCIPAYNRARYMARLLDSIFAQNFESFDIAICEDCSSERAAISEVVDSYSRTYPGVISYYENETNLGYDGNIRKLVDKASGEFCFFMGNDDVMCPGALTHVADVLTRNPDVGFVLKSYLFSDQSAGHIAQEVRYFEEERRFSRGQEAILVCYRRSGVIAGYIIRRDAAHAAATNRFDGTLYYQMHLTAQVLSSWPAVSTPMVLVHCGGDEPPDFGNSGSEKGKYKPGVYTPQARLNMVQGALTIIRDLRFEGKDSLAEAVQRDYAYYFYPFIKDQLNLPIGQFLSLYRSYGRMGFVKYPIFHVYCAVAYLLGERRFDLLTKAVRKRLGRSPHFGSVGK, from the coding sequence ATGTCTACAGCAATGAAGCACGCAGAAGTGACCGGGGAAGTGAAGAAGACGACGAGACCCAAGTTTACGGTCTGCATCCCGGCATACAACAGAGCTCGGTACATGGCTCGATTGCTAGATTCTATTTTCGCGCAAAATTTTGAGAGCTTTGATATCGCAATTTGCGAAGATTGTTCGTCTGAGCGGGCAGCCATTTCTGAGGTGGTTGACAGTTACTCGAGAACCTATCCCGGGGTCATCTCCTATTACGAAAATGAAACGAACCTTGGCTACGATGGAAACATCCGCAAGCTTGTCGACAAGGCGAGCGGTGAATTCTGTTTCTTCATGGGCAATGATGACGTTATGTGTCCGGGGGCACTCACCCACGTAGCAGATGTGCTCACCCGAAACCCAGATGTAGGTTTTGTTCTCAAGAGCTATCTTTTTTCGGATCAGTCCGCCGGCCACATTGCCCAGGAGGTTCGTTACTTCGAGGAGGAACGGCGCTTTTCCCGAGGTCAGGAAGCGATTCTGGTCTGCTATCGGCGATCAGGGGTCATTGCTGGATATATCATTCGCCGGGATGCGGCGCATGCAGCGGCTACGAACCGATTTGACGGAACGCTTTACTACCAAATGCACTTGACTGCACAAGTGCTTTCCTCATGGCCGGCAGTTTCGACACCGATGGTGTTGGTGCATTGCGGAGGCGACGAGCCGCCAGACTTCGGCAATAGTGGAAGCGAGAAAGGCAAGTACAAGCCGGGCGTCTATACCCCGCAGGCTCGGCTGAACATGGTGCAAGGCGCTTTGACTATAATTCGTGACCTTCGATTTGAAGGGAAGGATAGCCTTGCAGAAGCGGTACAGCGAGATTATGCGTACTATTTTTATCCCTTTATTAAAGATCAACTGAATCTCCCGATCGGGCAGTTTTTGTCACTATACCGTTCCTACGGTCGTATGGGCTTCGTGAAGTATCCGATCTTTCATGTATATTGCGCCGTCGCTTATCTTCTGGGAGAGAGGCGCTTTGACCTCTTAACTAAGGCGGTTCGAAAAAGATTGGGGCGCAGCCCGCACTTTGGATCAGTTGGGAAATGA
- a CDS encoding glycosyltransferase family 4 protein: MKLRSTARSQTTRTLCIDLRWIDKSGVGTYIKGVMPGIVELLPDVSIVGLGDRKRLEEFSWSGSPRVRLLDCRAAVYSIAEQVQILRAIPSETTLFFSPYYTIPLLYSGKIAVTVHDLSHRIVAEIIENPRKRLYAQAMYKGLRKKSSLIFTVSDFSKSELLRLTHGPREDNIIPVHLGISPEWYEASLAPKIRTRPYYVHVGNIKPYKNLGRLVDAFLAIRDRVPHDLVIVGQGEGLITGESREFFERVQAASDRIHLTGFVSHKELLSLVGHAEALLMPSLYEGFGLPPLEAMAAGVPVAVANAGSLPEVCGDAALYFDPLLIKDIGEKLVLIATDSALRRQLIDRGLERSRLFTWDLCARRTAEGLRSMLGSDRK; the protein is encoded by the coding sequence ATGAAGTTGCGCTCAACAGCAAGATCGCAAACCACACGGACGCTTTGCATCGATCTGCGTTGGATTGACAAATCCGGAGTAGGCACTTACATCAAAGGTGTGATGCCAGGAATAGTGGAGCTTCTTCCAGACGTGTCCATCGTAGGGCTCGGAGACCGGAAGCGGCTCGAAGAGTTTTCGTGGAGCGGATCACCCCGTGTTCGGTTGCTTGACTGTCGCGCCGCAGTATATTCCATAGCCGAACAGGTACAGATCCTAAGGGCAATTCCGTCGGAAACAACCTTGTTTTTTTCTCCGTATTACACAATTCCTCTTCTCTACTCTGGAAAGATAGCGGTGACGGTACATGATTTGAGCCATCGGATCGTCGCCGAGATCATCGAGAATCCGAGGAAGCGTCTTTACGCCCAAGCCATGTATAAGGGTCTGAGAAAGAAGTCTTCCCTCATCTTCACAGTCTCCGATTTTAGTAAGTCTGAACTACTGCGCCTAACACATGGTCCGCGTGAAGATAACATTATCCCCGTGCATCTCGGCATCTCGCCAGAATGGTATGAAGCGTCCTTGGCTCCGAAGATCCGCACCCGTCCCTATTATGTTCACGTTGGAAATATAAAACCCTATAAGAACTTAGGTCGGCTCGTCGACGCTTTTCTCGCGATTCGAGATCGAGTTCCGCACGATCTTGTGATCGTCGGCCAAGGAGAAGGATTGATTACGGGTGAGTCGCGTGAGTTTTTCGAGCGTGTACAGGCGGCTTCTGATCGGATCCATCTGACCGGGTTCGTTTCACACAAAGAATTACTTTCTCTCGTGGGCCACGCAGAAGCTCTTCTGATGCCTTCTCTTTACGAAGGCTTTGGTCTTCCGCCACTTGAAGCCATGGCCGCTGGAGTTCCAGTGGCGGTCGCAAATGCTGGGTCTCTTCCAGAAGTATGTGGCGATGCTGCTCTTTATTTCGATCCTCTGCTGATAAAGGACATTGGAGAAAAGCTCGTCTTGATAGCCACCGATTCCGCTTTACGCCGCCAATTAATTGACCGCGGTTTGGAACGGAGTCGTCTTTTTACCTGGGACCTCTGCGCCCGGCGAACCGCCGAGGGGCTGCGTTCGATGCTAGGGTCAGATAGGAAGTAG
- a CDS encoding oligosaccharide flippase family protein, with translation MEVRWRLAKNATANLVRGGTAGVVAIFLPAVLVRHMDKMEYAVWVLVLQVAAYSSYLDFGLQTAVGRYVAIANERHDTHQRDSVFSTALVGLSIASLIAVLLLVGVACATGILFPKVPVSLLPSMRGALLIVGSSIALGLPSSAWSGVFIGMQRNELIAAVMGSSKLISAIALIVAALHGASIVTMAVIVAMVNLASYGSLYLMVRYFSETRFRLELVQKSMARELFNYCFSLMIWSFSTLLITGLDLLFVGHFDLEALVPYALATSLVTFIAGVQTAVFGAMMPHAAVLHARGDAVALGNMVISTTRLAVTLLSLTGLPLLIYSSSVFRIWVGHQYVSQGHMLLVVLMAANIIRLTGTPYSIVLVASGQQKLVTLSPLLEGLTNLLASIVLGVRYGAGGVAAGTLIGGVVGMLGHVIYNMPRTHKEVTFGIGTFLISGFCIPALTGIPLIALLIYPFKGTSPPPQAFALACGLTLVLVAGNLSRSEIRKHTST, from the coding sequence ATGGAAGTCAGATGGAGGCTCGCAAAAAACGCGACCGCAAATCTTGTCCGCGGTGGTACGGCAGGCGTGGTTGCCATCTTTTTGCCCGCAGTGCTGGTCCGACACATGGACAAGATGGAGTATGCCGTTTGGGTGCTCGTCCTACAAGTGGCAGCTTACAGTAGCTATCTCGATTTTGGCCTGCAGACCGCCGTAGGCCGCTACGTAGCGATTGCCAACGAGAGGCACGACACACATCAACGCGATTCCGTCTTCAGCACAGCTCTTGTCGGACTCTCCATCGCGTCACTCATCGCGGTTCTTTTATTGGTCGGTGTGGCCTGTGCGACAGGGATATTATTCCCGAAGGTTCCCGTCTCCCTGCTGCCCTCGATGCGAGGGGCGTTGCTCATTGTAGGGTCCTCGATCGCGCTGGGACTGCCTTCTTCGGCGTGGAGCGGGGTCTTCATCGGGATGCAGCGAAATGAGTTGATCGCGGCCGTGATGGGATCCTCAAAGCTCATCTCCGCGATCGCGCTCATTGTTGCCGCGCTCCACGGCGCTTCGATTGTGACGATGGCGGTCATTGTCGCTATGGTCAACCTCGCGTCCTATGGCTCTCTTTACCTTATGGTGAGATATTTTTCGGAGACGCGATTTCGACTTGAACTTGTCCAAAAGTCCATGGCTCGCGAGTTATTTAATTACTGCTTCAGCTTGATGATCTGGTCTTTTTCGACTCTTCTCATCACAGGCCTGGATTTGCTCTTTGTAGGCCACTTCGACTTAGAGGCCCTCGTACCTTATGCCTTGGCGACGTCGCTCGTGACCTTCATCGCAGGTGTTCAGACTGCGGTCTTCGGTGCCATGATGCCACACGCCGCAGTGCTTCACGCGCGCGGAGATGCGGTGGCACTTGGAAATATGGTGATCTCTACGACGCGCCTGGCCGTAACCTTGCTGAGCCTTACGGGACTTCCTTTGCTGATCTATAGCAGTTCCGTGTTTCGAATATGGGTAGGACATCAGTATGTAAGCCAAGGACATATGTTGTTGGTTGTTCTGATGGCCGCCAACATCATCCGCCTAACCGGTACACCCTATTCCATTGTATTGGTCGCTTCTGGTCAGCAAAAACTCGTAACCCTTAGCCCATTACTGGAAGGTCTTACGAATTTGCTTGCAAGTATCGTCCTCGGAGTACGATATGGTGCGGGAGGCGTGGCGGCAGGCACACTCATCGGTGGAGTCGTCGGCATGCTTGGCCACGTCATCTACAACATGCCTCGCACACACAAGGAGGTGACATTTGGGATAGGCACTTTCTTGATCTCAGGATTCTGTATTCCTGCGCTCACCGGAATTCCGTTGATCGCGCTCCTCATTTACCCTTTCAAGGGGACGTCTCCCCCGCCGCAGGCTTTTGCGCTCGCTTGCGGATTAACACTTGTACTAGTTGCCGGGAATCTTTCACGTTCCGAGATCCGCAAACACACAAGCACTTGA
- a CDS encoding methyltransferase domain-containing protein, with protein MEDKRGIEIGGPTDLFRGWRTPSRCHWAFAPLPIYDRVGSLDNCNFSDRTAWGEHQQSYRFSSSRAPGKVIIAEGSNLASVSAGTYDFVLSSHNLEHFANPIKALLEWKRITRSQGALILVLPHYKSTFDHLRKTTSVEHMFDDFRNDVAEDDTTHLEEVVRLHDITMDGFLKSGSREEFRIRCENNFSNRMMHHHVFDERNSTELLTRVGLEVIAVELSLPYHMIILARWRE; from the coding sequence GTGGAAGACAAGCGCGGCATCGAGATCGGCGGTCCTACTGATCTCTTTAGAGGCTGGCGCACACCATCGCGATGTCACTGGGCGTTCGCTCCGTTGCCAATCTACGATCGCGTAGGATCCCTTGATAATTGCAATTTCTCTGACAGGACGGCTTGGGGCGAGCATCAACAAAGCTATAGGTTCAGCTCATCGCGAGCACCGGGGAAAGTCATCATTGCCGAAGGCTCCAATCTCGCCTCGGTCTCGGCGGGTACTTATGACTTCGTCCTGTCGTCGCACAACCTCGAGCACTTTGCCAATCCCATCAAAGCGCTGCTCGAGTGGAAGAGGATTACACGCTCTCAAGGCGCGCTTATCCTCGTGCTTCCTCACTACAAAAGCACCTTCGATCACCTGAGGAAGACCACCTCGGTCGAGCACATGTTCGATGACTTCAGGAACGATGTGGCGGAAGATGACACAACCCATCTTGAAGAGGTTGTGCGTCTCCACGACATTACCATGGACGGGTTTCTTAAGAGTGGAAGCCGAGAAGAGTTCAGAATCCGCTGCGAGAACAACTTTTCGAACCGGATGATGCATCATCATGTGTTCGATGAACGGAATAGCACGGAACTTCTCACACGGGTGGGACTGGAAGTGATTGCCGTTGAGCTTTCGCTCCCCTATCACATGATCATCCTTGCCCGTTGGAGAGAGTAG
- a CDS encoding acyltransferase, whose translation MNRAVTAKPGPPNALGRIFASEVPFLAIWNVLRSTVLKAKSSLMSAVLQAPGLYLGPGCVLRGSKFTKIGRNFYVHGHLWMEAITAYQQQRFCPSIRIGNNVSFSEGVHITCIDSISIGNGALFGSRVYVSDHNHGSYKGEIQSHPSEQPSLRALGGGGAVMIGDDVWIGDNVVIVGPVTIGQGSIVAANSVVRTDIPAFTMVGGIPARTIRRFDQQASRWERPNP comes from the coding sequence ATGAACCGCGCCGTGACAGCCAAACCCGGCCCTCCTAACGCTCTCGGTAGGATTTTTGCCTCTGAAGTGCCTTTTCTGGCTATATGGAATGTGCTTCGCAGCACCGTACTGAAGGCTAAAAGTAGCCTGATGAGCGCGGTACTCCAGGCACCCGGATTGTATCTCGGGCCAGGCTGCGTACTGCGCGGATCAAAATTCACGAAAATAGGCAGGAATTTCTATGTTCACGGTCACCTGTGGATGGAGGCCATTACCGCATACCAACAACAGCGGTTTTGTCCGAGCATTCGAATCGGTAATAACGTCTCGTTCTCCGAAGGGGTGCATATCACTTGTATAGACAGCATTTCAATCGGTAACGGAGCTTTATTCGGCAGCAGAGTCTACGTATCGGATCACAACCATGGGTCCTATAAGGGCGAGATACAGAGTCACCCGAGTGAGCAGCCATCGCTCCGTGCTTTAGGAGGCGGTGGTGCGGTCATGATTGGCGACGACGTGTGGATTGGCGATAACGTCGTAATTGTCGGCCCAGTCACCATCGGACAGGGTTCTATCGTGGCAGCAAATTCGGTCGTTCGCACTGACATTCCAGCATTCACGATGGTCGGTGGCATCCCGGCAAGAACGATCCGCCGTTTCGACCAGCAAGCAAGCCGGTGGGAAAGGCCTAACCCGTAG
- a CDS encoding GumC family protein has product MPRKKEALDSDDPNLESTDPELTAPQLTDGLDLLDILLVLSAAKRKIAAFTLIATILGTILALVLRPTFTATALVLPPQQGPSASSMLGQLGSLASLASGSPLKNPADVYVGILNSRTIADAIIGKYGLSEVYRKKTLEDTRKALKSNSRFLATNDGMIHILVDDHTPQRASAMANAYVDELYAMNSHLAITEAAQRRVFFDQELTNERKSLTEAEDDLKQTAEKTGVIQLNGQAESIIRSIAQIRAQIAAQEVRIQSLRTFATDQNPEAIQAEQEAAALRSQLAKLENDPQNTGSGNPEVVAGQLPAVSLEYTRKYRELKYHETLFELLSKQYEAARIDEAKAAPLLQVVDRAIPPDQKSSPSKAVLILGSCALGFFIGCVASLLAHFFCKIRQVPKHASQLIHLRNSLRIMPWQAAREK; this is encoded by the coding sequence ATGCCGAGGAAAAAAGAAGCACTTGACTCCGACGATCCAAATTTAGAGTCGACTGACCCCGAGCTAACCGCCCCCCAGCTAACGGATGGACTCGATCTGCTCGATATTTTACTTGTTCTTTCCGCCGCCAAACGAAAAATTGCGGCGTTTACTCTGATAGCCACGATCCTCGGAACGATCCTGGCACTCGTCCTGAGACCCACTTTTACAGCGACCGCTCTGGTTCTTCCCCCACAACAAGGCCCTTCAGCTTCTTCCATGCTCGGTCAGCTTGGCTCCCTGGCGTCTCTCGCCTCTGGCAGCCCACTAAAGAATCCAGCAGATGTCTACGTGGGTATTCTAAATAGCAGAACGATTGCGGACGCAATCATCGGGAAGTACGGCCTCAGTGAGGTTTACCGGAAGAAAACTCTCGAAGACACGCGCAAGGCTCTGAAAAGCAACAGCCGTTTCCTTGCAACGAACGACGGGATGATTCATATTCTTGTCGACGATCATACCCCGCAGCGGGCGAGTGCAATGGCCAATGCCTACGTTGATGAGTTGTATGCCATGAACTCCCACCTCGCTATCACCGAGGCAGCGCAACGGCGAGTGTTTTTCGACCAGGAACTTACAAACGAGCGCAAATCTCTTACGGAAGCCGAGGACGACCTGAAGCAGACTGCCGAGAAGACCGGTGTGATCCAGTTAAACGGCCAGGCGGAGTCGATTATCCGGAGTATTGCACAAATCCGAGCACAAATCGCGGCACAAGAGGTGCGCATTCAATCGCTGAGGACATTCGCGACGGACCAGAATCCAGAGGCGATCCAAGCTGAGCAAGAGGCTGCCGCACTTCGAAGCCAGCTTGCAAAGCTGGAAAACGATCCACAAAATACCGGATCGGGGAACCCTGAAGTCGTGGCGGGTCAACTTCCGGCGGTAAGCCTCGAATACACTCGAAAATATCGGGAGTTGAAATATCATGAGACGCTCTTTGAACTGCTCTCCAAGCAGTACGAAGCTGCGCGAATCGATGAAGCGAAGGCTGCTCCATTGCTTCAGGTCGTGGATCGTGCGATTCCCCCCGATCAGAAGTCGAGCCCGTCGAAGGCGGTCCTGATTCTTGGATCCTGTGCTTTAGGCTTCTTCATTGGTTGCGTCGCGTCTCTTTTGGCTCATTTTTTTTGCAAAATCCGGCAAGTCCCGAAGCATGCTTCTCAATTAATTCATCTGCGAAATTCGCTTCGTATTATGCCGTGGCAAGCGGCCCGGGAGAAATGA
- a CDS encoding B12-binding domain-containing radical SAM protein gives MRVLFLNPPFHPRFSREQRSPAVTKSGTLYYPKWLATAAGVAIKNGHDVDLVDAPAGGFSVKAVIDRIEAKHIDAVVCDTSTPSIINDIAVIDALVAAKPSLHTLMVGRHVSSLPRETLAMSTSLQAVAIREYEYTVRDWLEAKACGADLSDVDGLVWRRASDGEIVSNKQRDAIKNLDELPFVSEVYKRFLHTPDYFYGHSLWPLVVFDTSRGCPYHCSFCVYPQTFSGHTMRYRSVGNVADEFEYVAKEMPEIKTVMLEDDTFIVSRPRTLELANELIKRGNKLPFDANCRADIGAEDELLKTLHKAGARLFCVGFESGDVEVINGMKKNNDDRRDAKYHEEAHKFVRRCQGAGIMVHGCFMVGNLNETPASMEKTLDFAKALRPDTAQFFPIMVYPGTVAYQEAKKRDYIQIEDWGAWLTKDGLHNSVVTLPNITHEQLVSFCDKARRSFYLAPSYLAYKLKQSLTDPRELQRNVKGFLTLSKYLIKGSEHSKADAATPSKPQQATA, from the coding sequence ATGCGTGTGCTCTTTCTGAACCCCCCGTTTCATCCGCGCTTCTCGCGTGAGCAGCGTAGCCCAGCCGTTACCAAGAGCGGAACCCTCTACTATCCCAAGTGGCTGGCTACTGCGGCTGGTGTGGCCATCAAGAACGGTCACGACGTGGATCTGGTGGATGCTCCGGCTGGCGGTTTCTCCGTGAAGGCCGTGATAGACCGGATCGAAGCGAAACACATCGACGCGGTCGTATGCGACACCTCGACTCCGAGCATCATCAATGACATCGCGGTCATCGATGCGCTGGTTGCCGCGAAGCCTTCGCTGCACACCCTGATGGTTGGTCGGCATGTTTCTTCGCTTCCACGGGAAACGCTTGCGATGTCAACTTCGCTCCAGGCTGTCGCAATTCGGGAATATGAATACACCGTGCGTGATTGGCTCGAAGCGAAGGCCTGCGGAGCCGATCTTTCTGACGTGGACGGCCTCGTCTGGCGGCGCGCATCCGACGGAGAGATTGTCAGCAACAAGCAGCGTGATGCGATCAAGAACCTCGACGAGCTTCCGTTCGTCTCCGAGGTGTACAAGCGCTTCCTGCATACACCCGACTATTTCTATGGTCACTCCCTCTGGCCTCTCGTGGTTTTCGACACGAGCCGCGGCTGCCCGTATCACTGCTCGTTCTGCGTCTATCCGCAGACTTTCAGCGGTCACACCATGCGGTATCGCTCCGTTGGCAATGTGGCGGACGAGTTTGAGTATGTTGCCAAGGAGATGCCCGAGATCAAGACGGTCATGCTCGAGGACGATACGTTCATCGTGAGCCGACCGCGCACGCTCGAATTGGCGAATGAGTTGATCAAGCGTGGCAACAAGCTTCCCTTCGACGCGAACTGCCGCGCCGATATTGGAGCCGAAGACGAGCTCCTAAAAACCCTGCATAAGGCGGGAGCGCGTCTTTTCTGCGTCGGCTTCGAGAGCGGCGACGTGGAAGTCATCAACGGCATGAAGAAGAACAACGATGACCGCCGCGATGCCAAATATCACGAAGAAGCCCATAAGTTCGTGCGGCGTTGCCAAGGTGCCGGCATCATGGTGCATGGCTGCTTCATGGTCGGCAATCTGAACGAAACGCCCGCCAGCATGGAGAAGACGCTCGACTTCGCTAAGGCTCTTCGCCCGGATACGGCCCAGTTCTTTCCCATCATGGTCTATCCCGGAACAGTCGCATACCAGGAAGCGAAGAAGCGGGATTACATCCAGATCGAGGATTGGGGCGCGTGGTTGACCAAGGACGGTCTGCACAACAGCGTCGTGACCCTGCCGAATATTACCCATGAGCAGCTTGTCAGCTTCTGCGATAAGGCTCGGCGGAGCTTCTATCTTGCGCCGTCCTATCTCGCCTACAAGCTGAAGCAGTCCTTGACGGATCCGCGCGAGCTTCAGCGTAACGTCAAGGGGTTCCTGACCCTGTCGAAGTATCTGATCAAGGGAAGCGAGCACAGCAAGGCAGACGCGGCGACCCCCAGCAAGCCGCAGCAAGCGACCGCATAA
- a CDS encoding glycosyltransferase, producing the protein MADVIQRNSPEAHPGMMMEAKSASIIIPTFNGASRIGNCLTALLDQTAGRDIEILVIDDGSKDETGDVVRRYPTVRLISRANAGPAAARNLGAFEARGEILLFTDDDCIPMTGWLDAMLTPFESREVVGVKGTYCTRQRELAARFVQVEYEDKYRLMADLPSIDFVDTYSAGFRRENFLEMNGYDTSFPVACAEDVELSYRMSARGWKMVFAPKAVVCHTHPDSFSRYLKKKYKFAFWRVLAVRKNPSKGVKDSHTPQVMKLQLLFAPALVTAAVFDLIVRPAVPATAIVLGAFVLSTLPFAARAFAKDPLIGMLSPAILAARACAQLFGVVAGVMFAGRRQAEVATNPR; encoded by the coding sequence ATGGCTGATGTGATTCAGCGCAACTCTCCAGAAGCACATCCCGGAATGATGATGGAAGCGAAGTCAGCCTCCATCATCATTCCGACATTTAATGGCGCTTCCCGTATCGGGAACTGCCTGACGGCCCTGCTGGATCAGACCGCGGGCCGGGACATTGAGATCCTCGTAATCGACGATGGATCGAAGGATGAGACAGGGGACGTCGTTCGCCGATACCCTACTGTCCGTCTCATCTCCCGGGCGAATGCCGGACCTGCCGCAGCCCGGAACCTGGGCGCATTCGAGGCGCGGGGAGAGATTCTTCTCTTTACCGACGACGACTGTATTCCCATGACAGGCTGGCTCGATGCGATGCTTACGCCCTTCGAGAGCCGCGAGGTTGTTGGTGTCAAAGGAACATACTGTACGCGGCAACGGGAGCTCGCAGCACGCTTTGTCCAGGTCGAATACGAAGATAAGTACCGCCTTATGGCCGACCTGCCAAGCATCGATTTTGTCGATACCTACTCGGCTGGCTTTCGACGCGAGAACTTCCTGGAGATGAACGGGTACGACACCTCGTTCCCTGTCGCATGCGCGGAGGACGTCGAATTGTCCTACCGGATGTCCGCGCGTGGCTGGAAGATGGTCTTCGCGCCGAAGGCCGTTGTCTGCCACACCCATCCCGACTCGTTCTCGCGCTACCTAAAGAAGAAGTACAAGTTCGCCTTCTGGCGGGTCTTGGCCGTGCGCAAGAACCCAAGCAAGGGTGTCAAAGACAGCCACACGCCTCAAGTGATGAAGCTTCAGCTTCTTTTTGCGCCTGCACTTGTGACTGCTGCTGTGTTTGACCTCATCGTACGGCCCGCTGTCCCCGCCACCGCAATTGTTCTAGGAGCCTTCGTACTCAGCACCTTGCCCTTCGCTGCTCGAGCCTTTGCCAAGGACCCGCTGATCGGGATGCTCTCGCCCGCAATCCTTGCAGCGAGGGCCTGCGCACAGTTATTTGGTGTTGTCGCTGGCGTCATGTTCGCTGGGAGAAGGCAAGCCGAAGTCGCCACGAATCCACGGTAG
- the mnmE gene encoding tRNA uridine-5-carboxymethylaminomethyl(34) synthesis GTPase MnmE, translating into MDPDLTLEQDTIVAVATPPGRGGIGIVRLSGPAALQTLMPLLKLEVSAEPRRATFVRILDPASGHLIDEAVITYFAAPNSYTAEDVLEIASHGSPVVLGFLIEQALAGGARLARAGEFTQRAFLNGRMDLTQAEAVRDLIDATTHHQARLAAEQLGGALSRRLSPTKRALLYLIASLEAGIDFAEDDIDVLPDEKIVASLDAVEAPLRSLADSFQYGRILHAGLKLAIVGEPNAGKSSLFNRLLDRDRAIVTATPGTTRDLISERVAIEGIPVELIDTAGLRTTTDEAEMLGIAKSHEALAAADLILVVTDASKVISSQERLLRKELENRPYILVRNKTDLLPDTAGASVPGLDEGVHVSALTGVGIDILREAITSRIHGTATLESGLLTNVRQHDAVSRSLAALSEARRAVAARIPHEMVMLNLYAALQPLDELTGTTTPDDVLNLVFSTFCIGK; encoded by the coding sequence ATGGACCCCGATCTCACGTTGGAACAGGACACGATCGTCGCCGTCGCGACGCCACCCGGCCGCGGTGGCATCGGGATCGTGCGCTTGTCGGGGCCAGCCGCTTTGCAGACTCTCATGCCTCTTCTCAAACTTGAGGTGTCTGCTGAACCGCGGCGTGCAACGTTTGTGCGCATCCTCGATCCCGCGAGCGGACACCTGATCGACGAGGCGGTGATCACTTACTTTGCGGCACCGAACTCCTACACGGCAGAAGATGTGCTTGAGATCGCATCGCACGGATCGCCGGTCGTTCTCGGGTTCCTCATCGAGCAAGCGCTAGCAGGCGGAGCACGGCTTGCCCGGGCGGGAGAGTTCACGCAGCGCGCGTTTCTCAACGGACGAATGGACCTCACGCAAGCGGAGGCCGTTCGCGACCTGATCGACGCAACCACCCATCACCAGGCGCGGCTCGCGGCGGAACAATTGGGGGGAGCACTTTCAAGACGACTCTCACCGACCAAACGAGCACTGCTCTACCTGATCGCATCCCTCGAAGCCGGAATTGACTTCGCCGAGGATGACATCGACGTGCTGCCCGATGAGAAGATCGTCGCGTCGCTTGATGCGGTCGAAGCGCCTCTCCGATCTCTGGCTGACTCGTTCCAATATGGCCGCATTCTCCACGCGGGCCTGAAGCTGGCAATTGTCGGAGAGCCGAACGCGGGAAAGTCTTCCCTGTTCAATCGTCTGCTCGACCGCGATCGGGCAATCGTGACCGCAACGCCCGGGACGACACGCGACCTCATCTCCGAGCGAGTCGCGATCGAAGGGATTCCGGTCGAGTTGATCGACACAGCCGGCTTACGGACCACGACCGACGAAGCGGAGATGCTTGGTATTGCCAAGAGCCATGAAGCGCTCGCTGCGGCCGACCTCATTCTTGTGGTGACGGACGCGTCCAAGGTGATCAGCAGCCAAGAGCGTCTTCTGCGCAAAGAATTAGAGAATCGCCCATACATCCTTGTCCGAAACAAGACCGATCTGCTTCCGGATACCGCCGGGGCGTCAGTCCCTGGCCTCGACGAAGGAGTTCACGTCTCCGCGCTCACCGGAGTGGGTATCGATATTCTCAGGGAGGCGATCACGTCGCGGATCCACGGCACAGCCACGCTCGAATCAGGGTTGCTGACGAACGTTCGTCAGCATGATGCTGTGAGCCGATCCTTGGCGGCTCTCAGCGAGGCGCGGAGGGCGGTCGCCGCGCGGATCCCTCATGAGATGGTTATGTTAAACCTTTACGCAGCGCTGCAGCCTCTCGATGAGCTAACGGGGACGACAACACCAGACGACGTGTTGAACCTGGTCTTCTCTACCTTCTGCATTGGGAAGTGA